The following are from one region of the bacterium genome:
- a CDS encoding ABC transporter ATP-binding protein, with product MPLLRCENVTKRFGGLVAVDDMTFQIHPGETLAIVGPNGAGKTTMFNLINGVFPADEGRIWFEGVDVTNYPAYKRAHLGMGRTFQIPRPFSSATVQENIAIGAMFGASGSETSVDKAMEMADYYIDLIGLKNYRDKPAGGLTPIEKKLVEIARSLAMKPRLLLMDESMAGMNPKDIDEMVKFIKHIRDTEGIAIVAMVEHIMRAVAGLAERVIVMHQGALLVDEATREALTDPRVIEVYLGRPAEEYDA from the coding sequence ATGCCCCTGTTAAGATGCGAGAACGTAACGAAACGGTTCGGCGGCCTGGTGGCGGTCGACGACATGACCTTCCAGATCCACCCCGGAGAAACGCTGGCTATTGTCGGCCCCAACGGAGCCGGGAAAACGACCATGTTCAACCTCATCAACGGTGTGTTCCCCGCGGACGAGGGCAGGATCTGGTTCGAAGGCGTGGACGTCACCAATTACCCTGCCTACAAGAGGGCCCATCTCGGGATGGGGCGCACCTTCCAGATCCCCAGGCCTTTCTCTTCGGCCACCGTTCAGGAGAACATCGCCATCGGAGCCATGTTCGGCGCGTCCGGCAGCGAGACATCCGTGGACAAGGCCATGGAGATGGCCGATTACTACATCGATCTCATCGGGCTTAAAAATTACCGTGACAAGCCGGCCGGAGGTCTTACCCCCATCGAGAAAAAACTGGTGGAAATCGCCCGATCACTGGCCATGAAGCCCCGGCTCCTGCTCATGGACGAGTCCATGGCAGGGATGAACCCCAAGGATATCGACGAGATGGTCAAGTTCATCAAGCATATCCGGGATACCGAGGGGATCGCCATCGTGGCCATGGTGGAGCACATCATGAGGGCGGTGGCGGGTCTGGCTGAAAGGGTCATCGTCATGCACCAGGGAGCGCTGCTCGTGGACGAGGCAACAAGGGAGGCCCTCACCGACCCCAGGGTCATCGAGGTCTACCTGGGAAGGCCCGCGGAGGAGTACGATGCTTAA